A window from Salvia miltiorrhiza cultivar Shanhuang (shh) chromosome 2, IMPLAD_Smil_shh, whole genome shotgun sequence encodes these proteins:
- the LOC131009138 gene encoding cytochrome P450 CYP72A219-like: MDVLILTASISCAAVALIYLWKVLDWVWFTPKKLEKFLRQQGFNGNPYKLYYGDFKEIGRLTGEALSKPIEFTNEIAPRATAIFHQATKKYGENNFVWFGPRPAVSISDPEIIREIFSKNNVYLKPSGNPIAKMFKGLATYEKEKWFKHRKLINPAFHVEKLKHMVPAFHISTVDMLKKWDELVPDGGSCEVDVWPGLQTMTSDVISRTAFGSSYEEGTKIFQLQREQVERVIEAGRHMPVPGWLPTKNNRRMKEIVAEVESRVLGIINKRMKAMEAGEPSMDDLLGILLESNAKEMREHGNASGMTIEEVMEECKVFYFAGQETSASLLVWTMILLSKHQDWQDRARDEVLQVFGKGKPDYQELNHLKIMNMILNESLRVYTPGATLGRFTHNEADFGKYKIPAGVQLVLPVLAVHHDTRLWGDDATSFKPERFAEGVSKATQGQPKFIPFGSGPRICIGQNFAMLEAKMAMVMILQKFSFKLSPSYAHAPRALITLQPQYGAHLILTKL, translated from the exons ATGGATGTTTTGATCTTGACAGCTTCAATTTCTTGCGCTGCTGTAGCTCTAATATATCTATGGAAAGTATTAGATTGGGTTTGGTTTACGCCCAAAAAACTCGAAAAATTCCTCCGGCAGCAGGGCTTCAACGGCAATCCTTACAAGCTTTACTATGGTGATTTCAAAGAAATCGGAAGGCTCACCGGAGAAGCCTTGTCCAAACCCATCGAATTTACCAATGAAATAGCGCCGAGAGCTACTGCCATTTTCCACCAAGCTACCAAAAAATATG GTGAGAACAACTTCGTTTGGTTCGGGCCAAGGCCTGCGGTGAGCATCAGCGACCCAGAAATTATCAGAGAGATTTTTTCCAAAAACAATGTTTACCTGAAGCCTTCTGGTAATCCAATTGCTAAGATGTTCAAAGGGCTTGCGACATACGAGAAGGAGAAATGGTTCAAGCACAGAAAGCTCATCAACCCCGCCTTCCATGTCGAGAAATTGAAG CATATGGTTCCGGCGTTCCACATTAGCACAGTCGATATGCTGAAGAAATGGGACGAGCTCGTGCCGGATGGCGGATCGTGTGAAGTGGACGTGTGGCCAGGCCTTCAGACAATGACGAGCGACGTGATCTCGAGAACTGCGTTCGGGAGCAGCTACGAGGAAGGAACCAAGATATTCCAGCTGCAGAGGGAGCAGGTGGAGCGCGTCATAGAGGCCGGCCGCCATATGCCCGTCCCCGGGTGGCTGCCGACCAAGAATAACCGGAGGATGAAGGAGATCGTGGCGGAGGTCGAGTCGCGTGTGCTCGGAATCATCAACAAGAGGATGAAGGCGATGGAAGCCGGGGAGCCAAGCATGGATGACTTATTAGGAATATTATTAGAATCCAATGCCAAGGAAATGAGAGAGCATGGAAATGCTTCAGGAATGACCATTGAGGAAGTCATGGAGGAGTGCAAGGTCTTCTACTTTGCCGGCCAGGAGACCTCCGCGTCTCTGCTGGTTTGGACAATGATCCTTCTCAGCAAGCACCAGGACTGGCAAGACCGCGCCAGGGACGAGGTCTTGCAAGTCTTCGGGAAGGGGAAACCCGACTATCAAGAGCTAAACCACCTCAAAATT ATGAACATGATCCTGAACGAGTCTCTGAGGGTGTATACACCGGGAGCGACGCTCGGTAGGTTTACTCACAACGAGGCTGATTTCGGAAAGTATAAGATTCCGGCGGGGGTGCAGCTGGTGCTGCCGGTGCTAGCGGTGCACCACGACACCCGGCTGTGGGGGGACGACGCGACCAGCTTCAAGCCGGAGAGGTTCGCGGAAGGGGTGTCGAAGGCGACGCAAGGGCAGCCTAAGTTCATTCCGTTCGGGTCGGGGCCAAGGATCTGTATCGGGCAGAACTTCGCGATGTTGGAAGCTAAAATGGCGATGGTTATGATTCTGCAGAAATTTTCGTTCAAGCTGTCGCCATCGTATGCGCATGCTCCACGTGCGCTTATTACTCTGCAGCCTCAATATGGAGCGCACTTGATTCTTACCAAACTATAA
- the LOC131009137 gene encoding cytochrome P450 CYP72A219-like encodes MDILILSASICCAAVALIYLWKVLDWVWFTPKKLEKILRQQGFNGNSYKLYYGDFKEIGRLTGEALSKPIEFTNEIAPRATAIFHQATKKYGENNFVWFGPRPAVSISDPEIIREIFSKNNVYLKPSGNPIAKMFKGLATYEKEKWAKHRKLINPAFHVQKLKHMVPAFHVSTADMLKKWDELVPDGGSCEVDVWPGLQTMTSDVISRTAFGSSYEEGTKIFQLQREQVERIIEAGRHMPVPGWLPTKNNRRLKEIVAEVESRVLGIINKRMKAMEAGEPSMDDLLGILLESNAKEMREHGNASGMTIEEVMEECKVFYFAGQETSASLLVWTMILLSKHRDWQDRARDEVLQVFGKGKPDYQELNQLKIMNMILNESLRVYTPGATLGRFTHSEANFGKYKIPAGVQLVLPVLAVHHDTRLWGDDATSFKPERFAEGVSKATQGQPKFIPFGSGPRICIGQNFAMLEAKLAMVMILQNYSFKLSPSYAHAPHALITLQPQYGAHLILTKL; translated from the exons atGGATATTCTGATCTTATCAGCATCAATTTGTTGCGCTGCTGTAGCTCTAATATATCTATGGAAAGTATTAGATTGGGTTTGGTTTACGCCCAAAAAACTCGAAAAAATCCTACGTCAGCAGGGCTTCAACGGCAATTCTTACAAGCTTTACTATGGAGATTTCAAAGAAATCGGAAGGCTCACCGGAGAAGCCTTGTCCAAACCCATCGAATTTACCAATGAAATAGCTCCGAGAGCTACTGCCATTTTCCACCAAGCTACCAAAAAATATG GTGAGAATAACTTCGTTTGGTTCGGGCCAAGGCCGGCGGTAAGCATCAGCGACCCAGAAATTATCAGAGAGATTTTCTCCAAGAACAATGTTTACCTGAAGCCTTCTGGTAATCCAATTGCGAAAATGTTCAAAGGGCTCGCGACATACGAGAAGGAGAAATGGGCCAAGCACAGAAAGCTCATCAACCCCGCCTTCCATGTCCAGAAACTGAAG CATATGGTTCCGGCGTTCCACGTCAGCACAGCCGACATGCTGAAGAAATGGGACGAGCTCGTGCCGGATGGCGGATCGTGTGAAGTGGACGTGTGGCCAGGTCTTCAGACAATGACGAGCGACGTGATCTCGAGAACTGCGTTCGGGAGCAGCTACGAGGAAGGAACCAAGATATTCCAGCTGCAGAGGGAGCAGGTGGAGCGCATTATAGAGGCCGGCCGCCATATGCCCGTCCCCGGGTGGCTGCCGACCAAGAATAACCGGAGGTTGAAGGAGATCGTGGCGGAGGTCGAGTCGCGTGTGCTCGGAATCATCAACAAGAGGATGAAGGCGATGGAAGCCGGGGAGCCAAGCATGGATGACTTATTAGGAATATTATTGGAATCCAATGCCAAGGAAATGAGAGAGCATGGAAATGCTTCAGGAATGACCATTGAGGAAGTCATGGAGGAGTGCAAGGTCTTCTACTTTGCCGGCCAGGAGACCTCCGCGTCTCTGCTGGTTTGGACAATGATCCTTCTCAGCAAGCACCGGGACTGGCAAGACCGCGCCAGGGACGAGGTCTTGCAGGTTTTCGGGAAAGGGAAACCCGACTATCAGGAGCTGAACCAACTCAAAATT ATGAACATGATCCTGAACGAGTCTCTGAGGGTGTATACACCGGGAGCGACGCTTGGTAGGTTTACTCACAGTGAGGCTAATTTTGGAAAGTATAAGATTCCGGCGGGAGTGCAGCTGGTGCTGCCGGTGCTAGCGGTGCACCACGACACCCGGCTGTGGGGGGACGACGCGACCAGCTTCAAGCCGGAGAGGTTCGCGGAAGGGGTGTCGAAGGCGACGCAAGGGCAGCCTAAGTTCATTCCTTTCGGGTCGGGGCCGAGGATCTGTATTGGGCAGAATTTCGCGATGTTGGAAGCTAAATTGGCGATGGTTATGATTTTGCAGAATTATTCGTTCAAGCTGTCGCCATCGTACGCGCATGCGCCTCATGCGCTCATTACTCTCCAGCCCCAGTATGGAGCGCACTTGATTCTTACcaaactttaa